Proteins encoded within one genomic window of Bacillus sp. 1NLA3E:
- a CDS encoding DNA polymerase IV codes for MKEMYPKNGRVILHVDMNSFYASVEMAHDPSLKGKPLAIAGNVEERRGIIVTCSYEARKFGVKTTMPLWQAKKLCPQIIVRKPNFDRYRAASTSMFDILRRYSQLVEPVSIDEGYMDITDSYELGSPLQIAESIQEVLLKELDIPCSIGIAPNKFLAKMASDMKKPLGITILRKRDISSVLWPMEAGEMHGVGKKTAEKLAPLGILTIGDLAKANDIQLKALLGINGLRLKDRANGVDKRTVNPESVYDFKSIGNSTTLAKDVSNQHLLFQVIEGLVEKVTQRLKRKKVLAQTISVTIRYKDRKTITRSKKLTNPIGSSEDINAAAKRLFLKHWNGEPIRLLGVTGTDLLEQDDAIKQLDLFSFEQEAKKEPLYHTMEMLREKYGKHIIEKAGDLADHQKSTPTIGTDTSFNKDFLQTSSRSWKKNHDKKEIE; via the coding sequence ATGAAGGAAATGTATCCGAAAAACGGAAGAGTTATTTTGCACGTTGATATGAACAGCTTCTATGCTTCTGTGGAAATGGCACATGATCCTTCATTAAAAGGAAAACCATTAGCCATTGCTGGAAATGTAGAAGAACGCCGCGGTATCATTGTGACCTGTAGCTATGAAGCAAGAAAATTCGGTGTGAAAACAACGATGCCATTATGGCAGGCAAAAAAGCTTTGTCCACAGATTATTGTGCGAAAGCCTAATTTTGATCGGTATCGTGCAGCTTCCACGAGTATGTTTGATATTTTGCGGCGCTACTCCCAATTGGTTGAGCCTGTTTCGATTGATGAAGGTTATATGGACATTACTGATAGCTATGAGCTTGGATCTCCCCTGCAAATTGCTGAGTCGATTCAAGAGGTCCTTTTGAAGGAATTAGACATACCCTGCAGTATTGGCATTGCTCCAAATAAGTTTTTGGCGAAAATGGCTTCTGATATGAAAAAGCCCTTGGGTATCACAATCTTGAGGAAACGGGATATTTCTTCTGTCCTTTGGCCAATGGAAGCGGGCGAGATGCATGGTGTTGGTAAAAAAACGGCAGAAAAGTTAGCGCCTTTGGGCATTCTAACAATTGGTGATTTAGCAAAAGCTAATGATATTCAGTTAAAAGCATTATTAGGAATAAATGGGTTAAGATTAAAGGATCGGGCAAATGGTGTGGATAAACGAACTGTAAATCCTGAGTCAGTCTATGATTTTAAAAGTATTGGAAATTCAACCACACTGGCAAAGGATGTTTCCAATCAGCATTTACTTTTTCAAGTAATTGAAGGGTTAGTTGAAAAAGTAACCCAAAGATTAAAAAGAAAAAAAGTGCTTGCCCAAACGATAAGTGTGACCATCCGTTATAAAGATCGAAAAACGATAACACGCAGTAAAAAGCTGACAAATCCTATTGGAAGCTCTGAAGATATTAATGCAGCCGCCAAAAGGTTGTTTCTCAAGCATTGGAATGGGGAACCGATAAGGCTCTTAGGTGTAACAGGAACCGATCTATTGGAGCAGGATGATGCTATTAAACAGCTTGACCTGTTTTCATTTGAACAGGAAGCCAAAAAAGAACCTCTGTACCATACAATGGAAATGCTTCGGGAAAAATACGGGAAGCATATTATTGAAAAAGCAGGAGATTTGGCAGACCATCAAAAGAGCACGCCCACAATCGGGACAGACACAAGTTTTAACAAGGATTTTCTACAAACTTCTTCTCGGTCATGGAAAAAAAATCACGATAAAAAAGAAATTGAATAA
- a CDS encoding M20/M25/M40 family metallo-hydrolase has translation MINQERLLNEFLELVQIDSETKFETEIAKVLKAKFTQLGVDVFEDDTTSITGHGAGNLICTLKGTKEGVDTIYFTSHMDTVVPGNGVKPSIKDGYVVTDGTTILGADDKTGLAVMLETVRLLKEQNIPHGTIQFIITVGEESGLHGSKALDRNLITAKYGYALDSDGKVGNIIVAAPTQAKITAVIHGKTAHAGVAPEKGISAITIAAKAVARMSLGRIDEETTANIGRFEGGKQTNIVADRVDILAEARSLIPEKMEKQAQKMKEAFESAASEMGGTAEVTIDVMYPGFKFGAGDHVVEVARKAAEKIGRNCELLHSGGGSDANVIAGFGIPTVNLAVGYEEIHTTNERMSVEELYKLAEMTIAIIEEVSAS, from the coding sequence ATCATTAATCAAGAACGATTACTTAATGAATTTTTAGAACTCGTCCAAATTGATTCAGAAACGAAGTTCGAAACAGAAATAGCTAAAGTGCTAAAAGCAAAATTCACCCAATTAGGGGTCGATGTATTCGAAGACGATACAACTTCAATCACTGGACATGGAGCTGGTAACCTTATTTGTACCTTAAAGGGGACCAAAGAAGGAGTTGATACAATCTATTTCACCTCCCATATGGATACGGTTGTTCCTGGTAACGGGGTAAAACCAAGTATTAAGGACGGTTATGTGGTTACCGATGGAACGACGATTTTAGGTGCTGATGATAAAACAGGGCTTGCTGTCATGCTTGAGACTGTTCGACTTTTAAAAGAACAAAATATACCACATGGAACGATTCAATTTATCATTACCGTTGGTGAAGAGTCAGGTTTACACGGGTCAAAAGCGCTAGACCGGAATCTAATTACTGCAAAATATGGTTATGCTCTAGACAGTGATGGGAAAGTAGGAAACATTATCGTCGCTGCACCTACGCAAGCAAAAATCACGGCCGTTATCCACGGGAAAACAGCTCATGCTGGAGTGGCGCCTGAAAAAGGAATTTCCGCGATTACCATTGCAGCAAAAGCAGTTGCAAGAATGTCGCTTGGAAGAATTGATGAAGAAACCACTGCTAATATCGGTCGTTTCGAAGGTGGGAAACAAACAAATATTGTCGCTGATCGCGTTGATATTTTAGCAGAGGCTCGGTCGCTTATCCCTGAAAAAATGGAAAAGCAAGCTCAGAAAATGAAAGAAGCGTTCGAAAGTGCAGCTTCTGAAATGGGTGGAACGGCTGAAGTGACAATTGATGTGATGTATCCAGGCTTTAAATTCGGAGCAGGAGATCATGTTGTAGAAGTAGCTCGAAAAGCAGCAGAAAAAATAGGACGTAATTGTGAATTGCTTCATAGTGGTGGTGGAAGTGATGCAAACGTGATCGCAGGCTTCGGAATCCCTACCGTGAATCTTGCAGTTGGGTATGAGGAAATACATACAACAAACGAACGGATGTCAGTTGAAGAGCTTTATAAATTAGCTGAGATGACGATTGCCATTATTGAAGAGGTTTCAGCCAGTTAA
- a CDS encoding acyl-CoA carboxylase subunit beta codes for MPDIYEKIYELYDLKREIELGGGDARIAKQHEKGKLTARERIELLVDPGTFVELNAFIEHRSLDFGLENLKGPGDGVVTGYGKINGRPIYLFSQDFTVFGGALGEMHAMKIANVMDLAAKNGAPFVGLNDSGGARIQEGVVSLDGYGQIFYRNAIYSGVIPQISVILGPCAGGAVYSPAITDFVFMVEKTSQMFITGPKVIETVTAEKISAENLGGAKVHSTISGNCHYHAETEAEVIQAVRDVLSYLPNNCNEMPPRLEPSEDDDYRPELTEVVPINATKPYDVRAVIQQVVDSESFMEIHKDFARNIVVGFARIKGEPVGLVCNQPKFMAGGLDIDSSDKAARFIRLCDSFNVPIITFEDVTGFFPGVKQEHGGIIRHGAKILYAYSEATVPKLTVITRKAYGGAYVALNSKSIGADLVFAWPNAEIAVMGPQGAANIIFAREIANSPDPEATRAAKIEEYREKFANPYVAASRGMVDDVIDPRETRIKLIQALEMLRNKEEKRPKKKHGNIPL; via the coding sequence ATGCCTGATATTTATGAAAAAATTTATGAACTTTATGATTTAAAAAGAGAAATAGAATTAGGTGGCGGAGATGCCCGCATTGCGAAACAACATGAAAAAGGCAAGTTAACAGCAAGGGAAAGAATTGAGTTATTAGTTGATCCAGGAACATTTGTAGAACTAAATGCTTTTATTGAACATCGTAGTTTGGATTTTGGTCTTGAAAATTTAAAAGGACCAGGTGATGGAGTTGTAACCGGGTATGGCAAAATAAACGGACGTCCAATCTATCTATTCTCTCAAGACTTTACCGTGTTTGGTGGAGCATTGGGTGAAATGCATGCGATGAAGATTGCTAATGTAATGGACCTTGCTGCAAAAAATGGAGCACCGTTCGTTGGTTTAAATGATTCCGGTGGTGCACGGATTCAAGAGGGTGTTGTTTCACTAGATGGGTACGGACAAATATTCTACCGTAACGCCATTTATTCTGGTGTGATTCCACAAATTTCTGTAATCTTAGGACCATGTGCAGGCGGTGCAGTTTATTCACCAGCCATTACTGATTTTGTTTTCATGGTTGAGAAAACAAGCCAAATGTTTATCACTGGACCAAAAGTAATTGAAACCGTTACCGCAGAAAAAATATCAGCTGAAAACCTAGGTGGGGCTAAAGTACATAGTACCATTAGCGGAAATTGTCATTATCATGCGGAAACAGAAGCAGAGGTTATCCAAGCTGTTAGAGATGTACTAAGTTATCTTCCTAACAATTGTAATGAGATGCCACCTCGGTTAGAACCAAGTGAAGATGATGATTACCGCCCTGAATTAACTGAAGTAGTGCCTATCAATGCCACCAAGCCTTATGATGTCCGTGCTGTTATACAACAGGTTGTGGATTCTGAATCTTTTATGGAAATACACAAAGATTTTGCCAGAAATATTGTAGTTGGTTTTGCGAGAATTAAAGGAGAACCCGTCGGTTTAGTCTGTAACCAGCCTAAATTTATGGCAGGAGGGCTTGATATCGATTCTTCAGATAAAGCCGCTCGCTTTATCCGCTTGTGTGACTCTTTCAACGTACCAATCATTACTTTTGAAGACGTAACGGGGTTCTTCCCTGGAGTTAAACAAGAACATGGTGGAATCATTCGTCACGGAGCAAAAATTCTTTATGCTTATTCTGAAGCAACTGTACCAAAACTTACTGTTATCACAAGAAAAGCATACGGTGGCGCCTATGTTGCATTAAACAGTAAATCAATTGGTGCTGATTTAGTTTTTGCATGGCCAAATGCGGAAATCGCTGTTATGGGACCTCAAGGTGCTGCAAACATTATCTTTGCTCGTGAAATTGCAAACAGTCCAGATCCAGAAGCTACTCGTGCTGCAAAAATCGAAGAGTATCGTGAGAAGTTTGCCAACCCTTATGTTGCTGCAAGCCGCGGGATGGTTGATGATGTTATCGATCCTCGTGAAACAAGAATCAAATTGATTCAAGCACTTGAAATGCTTCGTAATAAAGAGGAAAAAAGACCAAAGAAAAAACACGGAAATATACCTTTATAA
- the mce gene encoding methylmalonyl-CoA epimerase has protein sequence MVKKVDHIGIAVKSLEQSLSFYTEILRLPLIQIEEVPSQKVKVAFIQVGETNIELLEPTAEDSPIAKFIEKRGEGIHHIALGVGSIQERIMEVKEKGVRMIDNEPKTGAHGAKVAFMHPKSTGGILYEFCEKQGSNEHA, from the coding sequence ATGGTGAAAAAGGTCGACCATATTGGGATCGCAGTAAAATCTTTAGAGCAAAGCTTGTCATTTTATACAGAAATTCTTCGTTTGCCATTAATTCAAATTGAAGAAGTTCCTAGTCAAAAAGTGAAAGTTGCCTTTATTCAAGTTGGAGAAACCAATATAGAGTTGCTCGAACCAACAGCTGAAGACAGTCCAATTGCAAAATTTATCGAAAAACGGGGGGAAGGAATCCATCATATCGCTCTTGGGGTTGGTTCTATTCAAGAGAGAATCATGGAAGTTAAAGAAAAAGGGGTAAGAATGATTGACAATGAACCAAAGACAGGGGCACATGGAGCAAAAGTAGCATTTATGCATCCAAAATCAACGGGAGGGATATTATATGAGTTCTGTGAAAAGCAAGGAAGTAACGAACATGCCTGA
- the prli42 gene encoding stressosome-associated protein Prli42 gives MGNRKARKVIVMLMLGAMLASTLLLGLSRFL, from the coding sequence TTGGGAAACCGAAAAGCTAGAAAAGTAATTGTTATGCTAATGCTTGGTGCTATGCTTGCTTCTACCCTCCTATTAGGTCTTTCAAGATTTCTATAA
- a CDS encoding L,D-transpeptidase — MVQFISAFLFTLAFSPLWPLGTNPIVGDPFVIVNKQTNQIALVDENRVQTVVGVATGITNDLTPEGLFTVTVKAINPYYRKKNIYGGDPNNPLGTIWVGFDARGTDGRIYGLHGTNHPESIGRYVSQGCIRLQNEAIESLYEYIPLGTKILILSTKKDFEQLAREYGAMD, encoded by the coding sequence ATGGTTCAGTTTATTTCCGCTTTCCTTTTTACACTCGCGTTTTCACCTCTATGGCCGTTAGGTACTAACCCAATAGTTGGTGATCCATTTGTGATTGTTAACAAACAGACTAACCAAATTGCATTAGTCGATGAAAATAGAGTACAAACAGTTGTTGGTGTCGCAACCGGAATAACGAATGATTTGACTCCAGAGGGTCTGTTTACTGTTACCGTGAAGGCGATTAATCCCTATTATCGAAAGAAGAATATATACGGTGGTGACCCTAATAATCCATTAGGGACGATATGGGTTGGGTTTGACGCAAGAGGTACAGATGGGCGGATTTATGGATTGCACGGTACAAATCACCCTGAATCGATCGGACGTTACGTTTCTCAGGGCTGTATTCGACTACAAAATGAAGCGATTGAATCTTTGTATGAATATATCCCGCTTGGAACAAAAATATTAATTTTATCAACAAAAAAAGATTTTGAACAATTAGCAAGAGAATATGGGGCTATGGATTAG
- a CDS encoding aromatic acid exporter family protein — MEFKIGYRTIKTAVGTSLSIILAQSLGLHNFVSAGILTILCIQVTRRKSLRASWDRLLACLLAMLFASVFFEIIAYHPLVIGLLLLFFIPTLVMCKAQAGVVSSSVILLHIYSAGKISLDIISNEFGIIIIGIGVALIMNLYMPSVDLKLDVYQEKIEEKFKKIFMEIVHYLRTNESDWDGKEITEVAKLIDEAKILAFRDVENRLLKQENIYYHYFRIREKQFEIIERVLPIVTSIEHMVRQREIIANFMEELAEGINPGNRTYFYLEKLMNMKREFENMEMPKSREEFEARSALLHFTNEMERYLIIKSTFKGLEKNSKANRKRTTETN, encoded by the coding sequence ATGGAATTTAAAATTGGGTATCGTACGATAAAGACTGCTGTCGGAACCTCTCTATCTATCATTCTTGCACAATCTTTAGGACTTCATAATTTCGTATCAGCAGGAATATTAACAATCCTGTGTATACAAGTAACCCGAAGAAAATCGCTAAGAGCTTCTTGGGACCGTTTATTAGCCTGTCTTCTAGCTATGTTATTTGCTTCGGTCTTTTTTGAGATTATCGCCTATCACCCTCTCGTTATCGGTCTACTACTACTATTTTTTATTCCCACCCTTGTGATGTGTAAAGCTCAAGCTGGAGTTGTTTCAAGCAGTGTCATCCTGCTCCATATCTATTCGGCAGGGAAAATTTCATTAGATATCATTTCCAATGAGTTTGGAATCATCATCATCGGAATTGGTGTAGCCTTGATCATGAACCTCTATATGCCAAGTGTTGACCTAAAACTAGATGTCTATCAAGAGAAAATTGAAGAAAAGTTTAAAAAGATATTTATGGAAATTGTTCATTATTTAAGAACAAATGAAAGTGATTGGGATGGAAAAGAAATTACTGAAGTAGCAAAATTGATTGATGAAGCAAAAATTTTGGCGTTTCGTGATGTCGAAAACCGCTTGTTGAAACAGGAAAATATTTACTATCATTATTTCAGAATAAGGGAGAAACAGTTCGAAATAATTGAACGGGTTTTGCCAATTGTTACCTCGATTGAACATATGGTAAGGCAACGTGAAATCATTGCTAACTTCATGGAGGAATTAGCGGAAGGGATTAATCCCGGTAACAGAACTTATTTTTATTTAGAAAAATTAATGAACATGAAACGTGAGTTTGAGAATATGGAAATGCCAAAGTCAAGAGAAGAATTTGAGGCAAGGTCGGCATTATTACATTTCACGAATGAAATGGAACGATATTTAATTATCAAAAGTACATTTAAAGGGCTAGAAAAAAATAGTAAAGCGAATCGAAAGCGGACAACTGAAACAAACTAA
- a CDS encoding BrxA/BrxB family bacilliredoxin yields MNIDFNFFMNDTVRQARQEIVAAGYEELTTPTAVDEALSKKGTTLVMINSVCGCAGGVARPAAAHALHYDKRPDHLVTVFAGQDKEATEKARSYFTGFPPSSPSFALLKDGKILTMVERHDIEGYDPMTVVQKIQNTFEQYCEEV; encoded by the coding sequence ATGAATATAGATTTTAACTTTTTCATGAATGATACGGTTCGTCAAGCACGTCAGGAAATCGTTGCAGCAGGTTATGAAGAACTTACTACACCTACAGCAGTCGATGAAGCCTTATCTAAAAAAGGGACCACCTTGGTTATGATAAATTCGGTTTGTGGTTGTGCTGGTGGCGTTGCGCGCCCTGCAGCAGCACATGCTCTTCATTATGATAAGCGTCCAGATCATTTGGTTACGGTATTTGCTGGTCAAGATAAGGAAGCGACAGAAAAAGCTCGCAGCTATTTCACTGGTTTCCCCCCATCCTCACCATCATTTGCCTTATTAAAGGATGGGAAAATCTTAACAATGGTTGAACGCCACGATATTGAAGGCTATGACCCAATGACCGTGGTCCAAAAAATTCAAAACACATTTGAACAGTATTGTGAGGAAGTATAA
- the meaB gene encoding methylmalonyl Co-A mutase-associated GTPase MeaB — protein MSNSPQKRFRKRSDVFEPSVEELATGVRSGDRSMLARAITLIESNAEHHFQKGQQLLQSLLPYSGNSIRIGITGVPGAGKSTLIEAFGTYLCEQGHKVAVLAVDPSSSISGGSILGDKTRMGELANNPRAFIRPSPSQGKLGGVHRKTRETLALCEASGFDVILIETVGVGQSEVVVRNMVDFFMLIVLTGAGDELQGMKKGIMELADAIVVNKADGANKPLAEKTRLEYMRIVHFLLPATKGWATKVATCSALNDEGINGIWDIICDFDRQTKESGVFDSRRRIQTKEWIYAMIIDQLQSSFFHHPEVKFLLPKVENEVISGDRTVTSAVESLFKVYLG, from the coding sequence ATGTCGAATTCCCCTCAAAAACGGTTCAGGAAACGGTCAGATGTTTTTGAACCTAGTGTCGAGGAGCTAGCCACCGGAGTCCGCTCTGGTGATAGGAGCATGCTAGCTCGTGCGATTACTCTCATTGAAAGTAACGCTGAGCATCATTTTCAAAAGGGACAGCAACTTTTACAAAGTCTACTTCCATATTCAGGCAATTCAATCCGTATCGGCATTACTGGTGTTCCTGGAGCTGGGAAAAGTACCCTCATTGAGGCCTTTGGCACATATTTATGTGAACAAGGGCATAAAGTTGCTGTACTGGCTGTTGATCCTAGCTCAAGCATTAGCGGTGGTAGTATATTAGGCGATAAAACGAGAATGGGAGAATTGGCCAATAACCCTCGTGCTTTTATACGCCCCTCTCCTTCACAAGGTAAGCTTGGAGGAGTACACCGCAAGACAAGGGAGACTCTTGCTTTATGTGAGGCTTCTGGTTTTGATGTTATCTTGATTGAAACAGTTGGTGTCGGTCAAAGTGAAGTAGTTGTCCGTAATATGGTTGATTTTTTCATGCTAATTGTTTTAACTGGAGCTGGGGACGAGCTTCAAGGAATGAAAAAAGGGATTATGGAGCTCGCTGATGCGATTGTTGTCAATAAAGCAGATGGGGCCAACAAACCACTTGCTGAAAAGACACGTCTTGAGTATATGCGGATTGTCCATTTTCTGTTGCCAGCAACGAAAGGCTGGGCAACAAAGGTGGCTACATGTTCTGCATTGAATGATGAAGGAATTAATGGGATTTGGGATATCATCTGTGATTTTGATCGTCAAACGAAGGAATCTGGTGTTTTTGATTCACGTAGACGGATTCAAACGAAAGAATGGATTTATGCGATGATCATAGATCAACTCCAATCTAGCTTTTTCCATCATCCAGAAGTCAAATTTTTATTACCAAAGGTGGAAAACGAGGTCATTTCCGGTGACCGAACCGTTACATCCGCGGTTGAAAGCTTGTTTAAAGTATATTTAGGTTAA
- the scpA gene encoding methylmalonyl-CoA mutase, whose translation MKKPDFKSIEILQDQEVSKKEWQVKAEAEVSKSLDDLLFETNEYIKLKPLYSKDDLDGMTHLDDKPGIAPFTRGPYPTMYVNRPWTVRQYAGFSTAEESNAFYRRNLAMGQKGLSVAFDLATHRGYDSDHPRVEGDVGKAGVAIDSILDMKTLFDGIPLDQMSVSMTMNGAVLPIMAFYIVTAEEQGVSQEKLSGTIQNDILKEYMVRNTYIYPPEMSMKIIADIFEYTSKYMPKFNSISISGYHMQEAGAPADIELAYTLADGLEYVRTGLKAGIPIDKFAPRLSFFWAIGMNYFMEVAKMRAARTIWAKMIQTFEPKNAKSLALRTHSQTSGWSLTEQDPFNNVTRTLIEAHAATMGHTQSLHTNALDEAIALPTDFSARIARNTQLFLQEEAGVTNVIDPWGGSYYVEALTEQLVKRAWEHIEEIENLGGMAKAIETGLPKMKIEEAAARKQAQIDSGKEIIIGVNQHRLEKEEDIDILEVDNTAVRLKQLEKLDLLKSTRDEEAVQEALAAITRAAETGEGNLLELAVNAARLRASLGEISTAIEVVASRHKAIIRSISGVYSTAFSNEEEISIVKRMTDEFLENEGRRPRILVAKLGQDGHDRGAKVIATAFSDLGYDVDMGPLFQTPEETARQAVENDVHVVGFSSLAAGHKTLLPQLVNELKKLGREDILVVIGGVIPAQDYDYLYEHGAAAIFGPGTVIPIAAQKVIETIYQRLGYEEVVK comes from the coding sequence ATGAAAAAACCAGATTTTAAATCAATAGAAATTTTACAGGACCAAGAAGTTTCAAAAAAAGAGTGGCAAGTTAAAGCAGAAGCAGAGGTTTCTAAATCTCTTGATGATCTGTTATTTGAAACAAATGAATATATCAAGCTTAAACCGCTTTATTCCAAAGATGATCTCGATGGCATGACGCATCTTGACGATAAACCAGGGATTGCGCCTTTCACTCGTGGACCCTATCCGACGATGTATGTAAATCGTCCATGGACAGTTCGACAGTATGCAGGTTTCTCAACCGCTGAGGAAAGTAATGCTTTCTATCGCCGGAATTTAGCGATGGGACAAAAAGGTCTTTCCGTTGCTTTTGACTTAGCAACTCACCGTGGTTATGATTCTGACCATCCGCGTGTAGAAGGTGATGTTGGTAAAGCCGGAGTAGCAATCGACTCGATCCTTGATATGAAAACATTATTTGACGGGATTCCACTCGATCAAATGTCTGTTTCTATGACCATGAACGGTGCAGTTTTACCAATTATGGCTTTCTATATTGTGACGGCTGAAGAGCAAGGAGTAAGCCAGGAGAAATTATCTGGTACGATTCAAAATGATATTTTAAAGGAATACATGGTTCGGAATACGTATATATATCCACCTGAAATGTCAATGAAAATTATTGCTGATATTTTTGAATATACGTCAAAATATATGCCTAAGTTTAACAGCATCAGTATTTCCGGCTATCATATGCAAGAAGCAGGGGCTCCTGCGGATATTGAGTTAGCTTACACTTTGGCTGATGGACTTGAATATGTAAGAACTGGTTTAAAAGCAGGAATTCCAATCGATAAATTTGCGCCTAGACTATCGTTCTTCTGGGCAATTGGCATGAACTACTTCATGGAAGTCGCAAAAATGCGTGCTGCACGTACTATTTGGGCGAAAATGATTCAAACGTTTGAACCTAAAAATGCCAAGTCACTTGCACTGAGAACACATTCGCAAACTTCCGGCTGGAGCTTAACAGAGCAGGATCCATTTAACAATGTCACTCGTACGCTTATTGAAGCTCACGCAGCGACAATGGGACATACTCAGTCACTCCATACAAATGCCTTGGATGAAGCGATTGCTCTTCCAACTGACTTTTCGGCACGGATTGCGCGAAATACGCAGTTATTTTTACAAGAAGAAGCAGGAGTTACCAATGTAATCGACCCATGGGGAGGCTCCTATTATGTGGAGGCCCTTACTGAGCAATTAGTTAAACGTGCTTGGGAGCATATCGAGGAAATTGAAAATCTTGGCGGAATGGCAAAAGCGATTGAAACTGGGCTTCCAAAAATGAAAATTGAAGAAGCTGCCGCCCGCAAACAAGCACAAATTGACTCAGGCAAAGAAATCATCATTGGGGTTAATCAACATCGCCTTGAAAAAGAAGAAGATATTGATATTTTAGAAGTTGATAATACCGCTGTTAGATTAAAACAGCTTGAAAAACTCGATTTGTTAAAGTCAACACGTGATGAGGAAGCGGTTCAAGAAGCACTTGCTGCTATTACTCGTGCTGCTGAAACAGGTGAGGGCAATTTATTGGAACTTGCAGTTAACGCTGCTAGACTAAGAGCGTCACTAGGGGAAATTTCCACCGCGATTGAAGTCGTTGCAAGCCGTCATAAGGCGATCATTCGCTCTATTAGCGGAGTTTATAGCACTGCTTTTTCAAATGAGGAGGAAATTTCCATTGTTAAGCGAATGACAGATGAATTCTTAGAAAATGAAGGAAGAAGACCTCGGATTCTTGTAGCTAAGTTAGGTCAAGATGGTCATGATCGTGGTGCCAAAGTTATCGCAACTGCCTTCAGTGATTTAGGCTACGACGTCGATATGGGTCCTCTATTCCAAACACCTGAGGAAACTGCTCGACAAGCAGTTGAAAACGATGTTCATGTCGTCGGCTTTAGTTCACTTGCAGCTGGACATAAGACATTGTTGCCACAGTTGGTTAATGAATTGAAAAAGCTTGGGCGTGAGGATATCCTTGTTGTAATCGGCGGGGTAATTCCGGCACAAGATTATGATTATTTATATGAACACGGAGCAGCAGCCATTTTTGGACCTGGTACCGTCATTCCGATTGCCGCGCAAAAAGTAATCGAAACGATTTATCAACGATTGGGCTATGAGGAAGTGGTAAAATAA